The following are encoded in a window of Longimicrobiaceae bacterium genomic DNA:
- a CDS encoding prepilin-type N-terminal cleavage/methylation domain-containing protein, with product MRPMAPQGDAWLARRWIPSADSRAGVRLDCAAFPSSTGVVRGRGGFTLMEVLVSLTLAGIVALLLHRGLGELGAMEARAAARREQAAHAAAVRREIAGWLRGAYVEPLTMGMSFEGSRGEGQRGSDRLRFHTTTSAWPRGAPATVDLRVEPGAGLVASVDEGAPTSPEAGDRSASPGAAQRVEVLEPAAEGLDVRYRISAGGDVRWVTSFLSAAGVPDAVELRIRGAGVPPLLQEPVVVVLSGS from the coding sequence ATGCGACCGATGGCCCCGCAAGGCGATGCGTGGTTGGCGAGACGGTGGATTCCGTCTGCCGATTCGCGTGCCGGCGTCCGCTTGGACTGCGCTGCGTTTCCCTCGTCAACCGGTGTCGTCCGGGGCCGCGGCGGGTTCACGCTGATGGAGGTGCTCGTGTCGCTGACGCTGGCTGGCATCGTCGCGCTTCTCCTGCACCGCGGGCTGGGCGAGCTGGGCGCAATGGAGGCTCGCGCCGCCGCCCGCCGGGAGCAGGCCGCCCACGCCGCCGCCGTGCGGCGCGAGATCGCGGGCTGGCTGCGGGGCGCGTACGTGGAGCCGCTCACCATGGGGATGAGCTTCGAGGGCAGCCGCGGAGAGGGGCAGCGGGGCTCGGACAGGCTGCGCTTCCACACCACGACGTCGGCGTGGCCGCGCGGCGCGCCCGCCACGGTGGACCTGCGGGTGGAGCCCGGCGCCGGGCTGGTCGCCTCGGTAGATGAGGGAGCGCCCACGTCGCCGGAGGCCGGCGACCGCTCCGCATCTCCCGGCGCGGCGCAGCGGGTGGAGGTGCTGGAGCCCGCCGCGGAAGGGCTGGACGTCCGCTACCGCATCAGCGCGGGCGGGGACGTGCGGTGGGTCACCAGCTTCCTCTCCGCCGCCGGCGTCCCGGACGCGGTGGAGCTCCGCATCCGTGGCGCTGGCGTCCCGCCTCTCCTGCAGGAGCCGGTGGTCGTCGTGCTCTCGGGCTCCTGA
- a CDS encoding prepilin-type N-terminal cleavage/methylation domain-containing protein, with the protein MRAADRRGFTLIEAVVALALAGMLVAAALGVAAADVRASRRAASVQEASSLADELIARTDLAPPEQFALWADTADGHFDAPLDRYSWRIAARPVPGEEDLFDVHVQVLWRDGSVAADTRVVPRRTIPLRIGP; encoded by the coding sequence TTGCGCGCCGCTGACCGCCGGGGCTTCACGCTCATCGAGGCCGTGGTGGCGCTCGCGCTCGCCGGGATGCTCGTGGCCGCCGCGCTGGGCGTGGCCGCGGCGGACGTCCGCGCCAGCCGCCGCGCCGCCTCGGTCCAGGAAGCGTCCTCGCTCGCCGACGAGCTCATAGCGCGCACGGACCTGGCGCCGCCCGAGCAGTTCGCGCTCTGGGCCGACACGGCGGACGGGCATTTCGACGCTCCGCTGGACCGTTACTCGTGGCGCATCGCCGCGCGTCCGGTCCCCGGCGAGGAGGACCTGTTCGACGTCCACGTTCAGGTTCTGTGGCGCGATGGAAGCGTGGCCGCCGACACGCGCGTCGTCCCGCGGCGCACCATCCCGCTCCGCATCGGCCCGTGA
- a CDS encoding prepilin-type N-terminal cleavage/methylation domain-containing protein produces the protein MASDVRATHQPILSGLPRSGDARPLARASAAWSTDAPHRPPGFTLIELAVVLVVMGIALAVAVPALPRPKSGADRAVDDVVRLLGQARGKATQSGSEVALRIDLETGRFSETTRRTAEADDSLLMEGAVADWSAARFRSADGRAVLVARFDPLGGAAPAVLAWESGDGRAGEIRVDAWTGRVDVARR, from the coding sequence ATGGCTTCTGACGTGCGGGCCACGCATCAGCCGATCCTCTCGGGTTTACCTCGTTCGGGAGATGCACGGCCTCTCGCCAGGGCGTCGGCAGCGTGGTCAACGGATGCCCCGCATCGCCCGCCTGGCTTCACGCTCATCGAGCTGGCCGTCGTGCTCGTGGTGATGGGTATCGCGCTCGCCGTCGCCGTGCCCGCGCTGCCGCGGCCGAAGTCGGGCGCCGACCGGGCAGTGGACGACGTCGTGCGCCTGCTCGGCCAGGCGCGCGGCAAAGCGACGCAGAGCGGGTCGGAAGTCGCGCTGAGGATCGATCTGGAGACTGGCCGCTTCAGTGAGACGACGCGCCGCACGGCCGAGGCGGACGACTCGCTGCTGATGGAGGGTGCGGTCGCGGACTGGTCTGCCGCGCGGTTCCGTTCGGCCGACGGCCGGGCGGTGCTCGTTGCGCGCTTCGACCCGCTGGGCGGTGCGGCGCCCGCGGTGCTGGCGTGGGAATCGGGAGATGGGCGGGCGGGCGAGATCCGCGTGGACGCCTGGACGGGGAGGGTGGACGTTGCGCGCCGCTGA
- a CDS encoding type II secretion system F family protein, translated as MPTFSYEAATRTGQTVRGTEDAASEGALERSLSRRGLYSLKVQPAASGQARERGGGWVSRRADVTEAVATLAALLDAGLPLERALDVAARGAGRPDVVKALDEVRRAVRGGGRIAEAVAAQGTLFPEVAAGLLGAAERGGHLAEAMARLAEQMEREGALRSRVVSALTYPLLLASVGTVAVVVLLAYVLPKFVDLLADAGADLPASTAILIGASRLFTRFWPVLVTSIVACVAAWRTVRRPGAWRERSDAWLLRLPLVGALRARYASAQVARTLGTLTAGGVPLLQALDVAVSSTRDEAVAADLRAAQSAVRRGEPLSAAMARGRGFPHVFTRLVQVGEETGELDSLLLRAATQMEAELERRLGRFVALLEPALILLFGLLVGGVALSLLQAIYGIHADGF; from the coding sequence GTGCCCACCTTCAGCTACGAGGCGGCCACGCGCACCGGGCAGACGGTGCGCGGGACCGAGGACGCTGCCAGCGAGGGCGCGCTGGAGCGCTCGCTCTCGCGGCGCGGCCTGTACTCGCTGAAGGTGCAGCCCGCCGCGAGCGGCCAGGCCCGGGAGCGTGGCGGCGGCTGGGTCTCGCGCCGGGCCGACGTGACGGAGGCGGTCGCCACGCTGGCCGCGCTGCTGGACGCCGGCCTGCCGCTGGAGCGCGCCCTGGATGTCGCCGCGCGCGGCGCCGGGCGGCCGGACGTGGTGAAGGCACTGGACGAGGTGCGGCGCGCGGTGCGCGGCGGCGGCCGGATCGCGGAAGCAGTGGCGGCGCAGGGCACGCTCTTTCCCGAGGTCGCGGCGGGGCTGCTGGGCGCGGCCGAGCGCGGCGGCCACCTGGCCGAGGCGATGGCGCGCCTGGCCGAGCAGATGGAGCGCGAGGGCGCCCTGCGCTCCCGCGTCGTCTCCGCGCTTACCTACCCGTTGCTGCTCGCGAGCGTCGGCACCGTCGCCGTCGTGGTGCTGCTCGCGTACGTGCTGCCCAAGTTCGTGGACCTGCTGGCGGATGCGGGCGCGGACCTGCCCGCGTCGACGGCGATCCTGATCGGCGCGTCACGGCTGTTCACGCGCTTCTGGCCCGTGCTCGTCACGTCGATCGTGGCGTGCGTGGCGGCGTGGCGCACGGTGCGGCGGCCGGGTGCCTGGCGGGAGAGGTCGGACGCGTGGCTGCTGCGCCTGCCGCTCGTGGGCGCGCTGCGGGCCCGGTACGCGTCCGCCCAGGTGGCGCGGACGCTCGGCACGCTCACCGCGGGCGGCGTCCCGCTGCTCCAGGCCCTCGACGTGGCCGTGAGCTCCACGCGGGACGAGGCCGTGGCCGCCGACCTCCGCGCCGCCCAGTCCGCCGTGCGCCGCGGCGAGCCGCTCTCGGCCGCGATGGCGCGGGGGCGGGGCTTTCCCCACGTCTTCACCCGCCTCGTGCAGGTGGGCGAGGAGACGGGCGAGCTGGACTCGCTGCTCCTCCGCGCCGCCACGCAGATGGAGGCGGAGCTGGAGCGCCGGCTGGGTCGGTTCGTCGCCCTGCTGGAGCCCGCGCTGATCCTGCTCTTCGGCCTGCTCGTGGGCGGCGTCGCGCTCTCGCTCCTGCAGGCCATCTACGGCATCCACGCAGATGGCTTCTGA
- the gspG gene encoding type II secretion system major pseudopilin GspG, whose protein sequence is MEQRNRRAGFTLIEIMVVIIILGALAALVAPNVFRHVGASKVTTAKSQVEMLGAALDAYRLDNDVYPTTEQGLAALRTAPTGEPRPRDWRGPYLRKDVPNDPWGNPYVYRSPGTESDGGYEVVSLGRDGRPGGEGEDADVQSWK, encoded by the coding sequence ATGGAACAGCGAAACCGCCGGGCGGGCTTCACGCTCATCGAGATCATGGTGGTCATCATCATCCTGGGCGCCCTGGCCGCGCTCGTGGCGCCCAACGTGTTCCGGCACGTCGGCGCCTCGAAGGTGACGACGGCCAAGTCGCAGGTGGAGATGCTGGGCGCCGCGCTCGACGCGTACCGGCTGGACAACGACGTCTATCCCACCACCGAGCAGGGGCTGGCCGCCCTGCGCACCGCGCCCACGGGCGAGCCGCGCCCGCGCGACTGGCGCGGCCCGTACCTGCGCAAGGACGTGCCGAACGACCCCTGGGGCAACCCGTACGTGTATCGCAGCCCGGGGACGGAGAGCGATGGGGGATACGAGGTGGTGAGCCTGGGCCGCGACGGGCGGCCCGGCGGCGAGGGCGAGGACGCCGACGTGCAGAGCTGGAAGTAA
- a CDS encoding GspE/PulE family protein: MSSASSHPPLPTAYMVEWGVIPIVEAGCVRVLAAGEPDPQVMDDLRWAFGAEPTVERIPAEELANALARLEQGADETAADLIASLGEPGDGAGDDAGEGDLAARIQEAPVIRLVNLILREALEARASDVHLETGRGGLEVRYRVDGVLVAAPSPPPALASAVIGRLKVMGEMDVAERRRPQDGRVRLRVEGRAVDVRLSTLPTLHGESMVLRLLENEGGRQHDLSHLGMDAATRKQFDELLARPHGVILATGPTGSGKTTTLYAALEMIRTGREKVVTVEDPVEYALAGVAQVPVNRKAGVTFAVALRSILRQDPDVILVGEMRDAETAEICVQAALTGHLVLSTLHTNDAPGALIRLVDLSVEPYLVASTVDGVLAQRLVRTVCPECAEEVAPPAWAAAEMAAAGFPASRIRRGRGCALCRGSGYRGRTGIYELLRVDDAVRSELLRRQGAGSIRRAAVEGGMRPLRDDGWRQVAAGVTTPEEVLRVAQA; this comes from the coding sequence GTGTCGTCCGCATCGTCGCACCCTCCCCTGCCCACTGCCTACATGGTCGAGTGGGGCGTCATCCCCATCGTCGAGGCGGGGTGCGTGCGCGTGCTGGCGGCGGGGGAGCCGGACCCGCAGGTGATGGACGACCTGCGCTGGGCGTTTGGTGCCGAGCCCACGGTGGAGCGCATCCCGGCGGAGGAGCTGGCGAACGCGCTCGCCCGGCTGGAGCAAGGCGCGGACGAGACGGCCGCGGACCTGATCGCCTCGCTCGGCGAGCCGGGCGACGGCGCGGGAGACGATGCCGGGGAGGGAGACTTGGCGGCGCGGATCCAGGAGGCACCGGTCATCCGCCTGGTCAACCTGATCCTGCGCGAGGCGCTGGAGGCGCGCGCCAGCGACGTGCACCTGGAGACGGGCCGCGGCGGGCTGGAGGTCCGCTACCGCGTGGACGGCGTGCTGGTCGCCGCGCCGTCGCCGCCCCCGGCGCTGGCGTCCGCCGTGATCGGCCGGCTCAAGGTGATGGGTGAGATGGACGTGGCGGAGCGGAGACGTCCGCAGGACGGCCGCGTCCGCCTCCGTGTGGAGGGCCGCGCGGTGGACGTGCGCCTCAGCACGCTGCCCACGCTGCACGGCGAGAGCATGGTGCTGCGCCTGCTGGAGAACGAGGGCGGACGCCAGCACGACCTCTCCCACCTGGGGATGGACGCGGCGACGCGAAAGCAGTTCGACGAGCTGCTGGCGCGCCCGCACGGGGTCATCCTCGCCACGGGGCCCACGGGCAGCGGGAAGACGACCACGCTGTACGCCGCGCTGGAGATGATCCGCACGGGCCGCGAGAAGGTGGTCACGGTGGAGGACCCGGTCGAGTACGCGCTGGCCGGCGTCGCCCAGGTGCCCGTGAACCGCAAGGCGGGCGTGACGTTCGCCGTCGCGCTGCGGTCCATCCTGCGCCAGGACCCGGACGTGATCCTGGTGGGCGAGATGCGCGACGCCGAGACGGCGGAGATCTGCGTGCAGGCCGCGCTCACCGGCCACCTCGTCCTCTCCACCCTGCACACCAACGACGCCCCTGGCGCGCTGATCCGCCTCGTGGACCTGAGCGTGGAGCCGTACCTGGTGGCCAGCACGGTGGATGGGGTGCTCGCCCAGCGCCTGGTGCGCACCGTCTGCCCGGAGTGCGCGGAAGAGGTGGCGCCGCCCGCCTGGGCCGCGGCGGAGATGGCGGCGGCCGGCTTCCCCGCGTCGCGCATCCGCCGCGGGCGGGGCTGCGCGCTCTGCCGCGGCTCCGGCTACCGCGGCCGCACGGGCATCTACGAGCTGCTTCGCGTGGACGATGCGGTGCGCTCCGAGCTGCTGCGCCGCCAGGGCGCGGGGTCTATCCGCCGCGCCGCCGTGGAAGGCGGCATGCGGCCGCTGCGCGACGACGGCTGGCGGCAGGTGGCCGCCGGCGTCACCACCCCCGAAGAAGTGCTGCGGGTCGCGCAGGCGTGA